One genomic window of Campylobacter curvus includes the following:
- the flgC gene encoding flagellar basal body rod protein FlgC, which produces MSYLNDFDISGYGLSAQRFRMNVISSNIANAQTTRTAEGGPYRRQEVVFKAFDFDKILNEEMKNSGGLLEYENPLDDPSSPKNAHPSLMSVVVDKVVRDDKDFMLKYDPSHPDANANGYVAFPNINPVIEMADLVEATRAYQANVAAFQSAKTIAQSAITLLSGQLS; this is translated from the coding sequence ATGTCATACTTAAATGATTTTGACATAAGCGGATACGGACTTAGCGCGCAACGCTTCAGGATGAATGTGATAAGCTCGAATATCGCAAACGCTCAAACTACCCGCACCGCCGAGGGTGGACCGTATAGAAGGCAAGAGGTCGTTTTTAAGGCGTTTGACTTTGATAAAATTTTAAACGAAGAGATGAAAAACTCGGGCGGCTTACTAGAATACGAAAATCCGCTTGACGATCCAAGCTCGCCCAAAAATGCGCATCCGTCGCTAATGAGCGTCGTAGTGGATAAAGTAGTGCGCGACGATAAGGATTTTATGCTAAAATACGATCCTAGCCACCCGGATGCGAATGCAAACGGATATGTCGCATTTCCAAATATAAATCCGGTCATCGAGATGGCCGATCTTGTCGAGGCGACCAGGGCTTATCAAGCAAACGTAGCCGCTTTTCAAAGCGCAAAAACGATAGCTCAAAGTGCTATCACACTTCTATCAGGACAATTATCATGA
- the fliE gene encoding flagellar hook-basal body complex protein FliE translates to MINNIEKLNGVSGSQNSKKIAPAADGSDFASMLNDSLKELNKVQENADKAIADLATGEVKDLHQAALAIGKAETSMKLMLEIRNKALSAYKEISRTQI, encoded by the coding sequence ATGATAAATAATATCGAAAAACTAAATGGCGTATCCGGCTCTCAAAATAGCAAAAAGATAGCTCCGGCAGCAGATGGCAGCGACTTTGCCAGCATGCTAAACGACTCGCTAAAAGAACTCAATAAAGTCCAAGAAAATGCCGATAAAGCCATCGCCGATCTAGCTACCGGCGAGGTAAAAGACCTGCACCAAGCGGCTCTAGCCATCGGCAAAGCAGAGACTAGCATGAAGCTCATGCTTGAAATCCGTAACAAAGCGCTCAGCGCATATAAAGAAATTTCAAGAACCCAAATTTAA
- a CDS encoding peptidoglycan D,D-transpeptidase FtsI family protein, with protein MNPKKSKITILFLFITFGIIIFVAVVFYRATIERRLPKLQTSEINTALRGNIVTKDGFSVSSSQKLYKVMLDTRNIDPNKKEMFIKLYSLYSGDDPDKVRKIINATKGLVTLSYSIDAKGATYLQELSRKLNRKSILISYQDPKTGLASFQGMRIMESGQNRLFMSKSALTPVIGYVNKTESDALTKSKGVKGLEKYYEDYLAPIQNAKILGPRDIGNNIILTSDSNLANRVDGYNAVLSIPLKFQTKIEQILDDRREFLDAKELVICIMNSKNGEILALASSSRYDPSNIKKQDYGALNSTATEYAYEAGSVFKPFVFALLLQEKKVNPFELVNTYNGRYQLGKRIIKDTHPEPFMSAEDVIVHSSNIGMIQLVERLNGPQIYQGLLNFGFSRKSGIDMPYEQVGMMPTVNKLNSSTYKATVSYGYGLQATFMQLLKAYNTFNNKGVEVTPHIVEFLEKNGKRFELPKPEPQQVISQETAKIMKRILIKTVEKGTGLKAMTPGLEVGGKTGTAHIASGKGGYSNTYNGSFFGFANDTKGNSYTIGVLARDPKKPYYYFGAQSALPTFKKAIDLMIEEGYLVPDQQVIAEFEAKKEKQKDEKAKPQKQILD; from the coding sequence ATGAATCCCAAAAAATCAAAAATAACCATACTTTTTTTATTTATCACATTTGGGATCATCATCTTTGTCGCGGTAGTATTTTACCGAGCGACGATCGAACGCAGACTGCCTAAACTCCAAACTAGCGAGATAAACACCGCACTTCGCGGCAATATCGTAACAAAAGACGGCTTTAGCGTATCCTCCAGCCAAAAGCTCTATAAAGTCATGCTAGACACCAGAAACATCGATCCTAACAAAAAAGAGATGTTTATCAAGCTTTATTCGCTTTACAGCGGCGACGATCCTGACAAAGTAAGAAAGATAATAAACGCCACCAAAGGGCTTGTCACACTATCTTACAGTATCGATGCAAAGGGTGCTACATATCTTCAAGAGCTCTCAAGAAAGCTAAATAGAAAAAGCATCTTGATCTCCTATCAAGACCCAAAGACAGGACTGGCTTCCTTTCAAGGTATGCGTATAATGGAAAGCGGGCAAAACAGGCTTTTCATGTCAAAAAGTGCGCTGACACCGGTCATCGGATACGTCAATAAAACCGAGAGCGACGCACTCACTAAAAGTAAAGGCGTAAAAGGGCTCGAAAAATACTACGAGGACTATCTGGCACCGATACAAAACGCCAAAATTTTAGGCCCTAGAGACATAGGCAACAACATAATCCTAACAAGCGACTCAAATCTGGCAAACAGAGTGGACGGCTACAACGCTGTGCTCTCCATACCGCTGAAATTTCAAACCAAGATCGAGCAGATATTAGACGATAGGCGAGAATTTTTAGACGCCAAGGAGCTTGTCATTTGTATAATGAACAGCAAAAACGGCGAAATTTTAGCCCTCGCCTCAAGCTCCAGATACGATCCCTCAAATATCAAAAAGCAAGACTACGGTGCGCTAAATTCTACCGCGACAGAATACGCATACGAGGCTGGCTCGGTATTCAAGCCCTTTGTCTTCGCCCTCTTGCTTCAAGAAAAAAAGGTAAATCCTTTTGAACTCGTAAATACCTACAACGGCCGCTATCAGCTTGGCAAGCGCATCATCAAAGACACGCACCCAGAGCCCTTCATGAGCGCGGAGGATGTCATCGTGCATAGCTCAAATATCGGCATGATACAGCTAGTAGAGCGCCTAAACGGTCCACAAATTTATCAAGGGCTTTTAAACTTCGGCTTTTCAAGAAAGAGTGGCATCGATATGCCATACGAGCAAGTAGGCATGATGCCGACGGTAAATAAGCTAAATTCCTCCACCTACAAAGCGACCGTGAGCTATGGATACGGCCTACAAGCGACATTTATGCAGCTTTTAAAAGCCTACAACACCTTCAACAACAAAGGCGTCGAGGTCACGCCTCATATAGTCGAATTCCTGGAGAAAAACGGCAAGCGCTTCGAGCTGCCAAAGCCTGAACCCCAGCAAGTCATCAGCCAAGAAACAGCTAAGATCATGAAAAGGATACTCATCAAAACCGTAGAAAAGGGAACCGGTCTAAAGGCGATGACACCGGGTCTTGAAGTGGGCGGCAAAACGGGAACGGCGCACATAGCCTCCGGCAAAGGCGGATACAGCAACACTTATAATGGCTCGTTTTTTGGCTTCGCAAACGACACCAAAGGCAACAGCTACACCATCGGCGTACTAGCGCGCGACCCTAAAAAGCCGTATTATTACTTTGGTGCGCAAAGTGCGCTACCGACCTTTAAAAAAGCGATCGATCTGATGATAGAAGAGGGATATCTCGTACCCGATCAACAGGTCATAGCTGAATTTGAAGCTAAAAAAGAGAAGCAAAAAGACGAGAAAGCAAAGCCGCAAAAGCAAATTTTAGACTGA
- the hemH gene encoding ferrochelatase, translating to MKKLILLLNMGGPSKPEEIEIFLKNMFNDPCILGIKNKILRKFVAMMITKGRLKTAQRNYAKIGGKSPICELIQALCDKISNYQDEYAVDFAMNYTPPFTKDVLARYQNFDEVIVLPLYPHHSVTTVVSSLNDLEKACKKLNFKGEIRVLKPFYDEQSYNELIIKSIKNKILGVDISDMSLIFSAHSLPQKIIDNGDIYEAHVKEHVKILSKMLNDEGLKFKEIKLAYQSRLGPVKWLEPPLNEALKVCESKKALIYPISFCIDNSETIFELVIEYKRVADELGFSFYDVVECPNFSDEFVNFILRYAVE from the coding sequence ATGAAAAAACTTATATTGCTCCTAAATATGGGCGGCCCTAGCAAGCCCGAAGAGATCGAGATCTTTTTAAAAAATATGTTCAACGACCCCTGTATCCTGGGGATAAAAAACAAAATTTTGCGAAAATTCGTAGCGATGATGATAACCAAAGGACGACTCAAGACCGCGCAACGAAACTACGCCAAAATAGGAGGCAAGTCTCCGATATGCGAGCTCATTCAAGCGCTTTGCGATAAAATTTCAAACTACCAAGATGAATACGCAGTAGATTTTGCGATGAACTACACGCCGCCATTTACAAAAGATGTGCTCGCAAGATATCAAAATTTTGACGAAGTGATCGTTTTGCCGCTGTATCCGCATCACTCGGTGACTACGGTGGTCTCTAGCCTAAATGACCTTGAAAAAGCCTGTAAAAAGCTAAATTTTAAGGGCGAGATACGCGTGCTAAAGCCATTTTATGATGAGCAAAGCTACAACGAGCTCATCATAAAGAGCATAAAAAATAAAATTTTAGGCGTTGATATCAGCGATATGAGTTTGATATTTTCGGCTCACTCTTTGCCTCAAAAGATCATCGATAACGGCGATATATACGAGGCTCACGTCAAAGAGCATGTAAAAATACTCTCAAAAATGCTAAACGATGAGGGTTTAAAATTTAAAGAGATCAAGCTAGCCTATCAGTCCAGACTAGGACCGGTTAAATGGCTGGAGCCGCCATTAAACGAGGCTTTGAAGGTTTGTGAGAGCAAAAAAGCGCTCATCTATCCGATCTCATTTTGCATCGACAACTCGGAGACGATCTTCGAGCTTGTCATAGAATATAAGCGTGTTGCCGATGAGCTTGGCTTTAGCTTTTACGATGTCGTGGAGTGCCCTAACTTTAGCGATGAATTTGTAAATTTCATCTTGCGATACGCAGTGGAATAA
- a CDS encoding Gfo/Idh/MocA family protein — translation MKLKIGIVGYSDVGKRHYAELRRSDKFEVCGVFDKQNTDTFCRAEFFTDFKRFIEVAKPQAIVLCLPHQETMDAFCQSVKYCQNILISRPIFKNASELKEIKYAAGVNKARVCTGVDERFNPTVVSLKRALAREEEVYSVNIAHFKPSHEGNIINELSLCDIDLAKTLLESEICEFSCMQTNKTNTRSSDNAIINFKSKNQILVSITDSFCGSFERFGIEVNAKSGVYFGDLIHYRLHQLTEDGQINLKIDAQMNELRAQYDAFYDLCQSGDSDELSSVDDAIKIKELFA, via the coding sequence ATGAAGCTAAAGATCGGTATCGTTGGCTATTCGGATGTTGGCAAAAGGCACTACGCAGAGCTTAGGCGTTCTGATAAATTTGAAGTTTGCGGCGTCTTTGACAAACAAAATACCGATACCTTTTGCAGGGCTGAATTTTTTACCGATTTCAAGCGCTTCATAGAAGTAGCCAAACCCCAAGCCATCGTGCTTTGTCTGCCGCATCAAGAGACGATGGATGCGTTTTGTCAGAGCGTGAAATACTGTCAAAATATCCTGATCTCTCGCCCGATCTTTAAAAACGCCAGTGAGCTTAAAGAGATAAAATACGCTGCGGGCGTGAATAAAGCGCGAGTTTGCACGGGAGTTGATGAGAGGTTTAACCCCACGGTCGTATCGCTGAAAAGAGCGCTTGCTAGAGAAGAGGAAGTATATAGCGTAAATATCGCTCATTTTAAGCCCTCGCACGAGGGAAACATCATAAATGAGCTCTCTTTGTGCGACATCGATCTGGCAAAGACCCTACTGGAGAGTGAAATTTGCGAATTTTCCTGCATGCAGACAAATAAAACCAACACCAGATCCTCTGACAACGCCATCATAAATTTCAAAAGCAAAAACCAAATTTTAGTAAGTATCACCGACTCTTTTTGCGGATCGTTCGAGCGCTTTGGCATCGAAGTGAATGCAAAAAGCGGCGTGTATTTCGGCGATCTTATACATTACAGACTTCATCAGCTCACCGAGGACGGGCAGATAAATTTAAAGATAGACGCGCAGATGAACGAGCTAAGAGCGCAATACGACGCCTTTTACGATCTTTGTCAAAGCGGCGATAGCGACGAGCTCTCAAGCGTGGATGACGCTATAAAGATCAAAGAGCTTTTTGCATGA